The genomic interval aatgtatttattgaaaCTGTTGATaaagtacagtatacatgtacataatgcgTATTGTTCCACGCCAGATTTCTGTATGCGAACGGCTTAGTGGCAATAGAACGACATCGCGGCATGCTCCAAATGTACGCATAATATAACTGTCTATTTTGACTTGGACCAATGACGAACAAACAAAGAGGTAATtctttatacatataataaataaaggATTTAAATGTTAAAACATGCTTGCCGCCAGTGGTGTACAAGTAAAGGGGCTATTGCACACATTCATTCAACACAACCCTGTGTATTATagaatgaaaacaacaacatgcCATCTATTGTCATGGAGACGCAGTCATGTGATATTCGGCCCACCAATCTCGCCTTTCTTGAAAAAACGTAGTCATAGCAACTGGTATCCATGTCTCAATAAATGAGACAAACTTTCAGTGGTTAATACACAACGCATTCTTACCAAGCCGACGTACCACTGGTTAGCGTAAGACAACCTCGTCTCCAATCCCACACACCTGAGAATTCATATTGACCGAGTCTAGCACCACTACTGCTCAAAATGGTAAGACAGAAATATTGTTTCTACTTGGATTTCATTTGTGATTACATTCCTACGAGCATTGCCATCGTACTTTTTGGCATGAGAAGTCACTataaatgtttaatatattttgaattggCGTTAATATTACTGGAACGACATATAATAAATAGAAAATTTAATGCAACGGAGAAGCAGACTAGTGTACGTTTCGAAAGATATATGCTTCGTTTGATTTTAGCCCTTGATAACCTCAAAGAGTTTACAACAATATTCACCGACAGCCGACAGAACCAGCTTTGTTTAGAAATTTTTATAACTGTACAAGGTATCGAACGAACTTTGTACTGTGAAACAAACTATGTCTATAATAGTTTATTCATGCTAGGTTTTTCAATTGATCATAAGACAATTGCTCCACATTTGACTAGTTGTATTGACCTACCGCTATCACACAGTTTCACGCCGATTTGTTCTACTATACCCTCCACAGCGTGAAGTTATCTCAATCCACGTTGGACAAGCCGGTGTACAGATCGGTAATGCTTGCTGGGAGTTGTACTGTCTGGAGCACGGTATTCAGCCTGATGGTCAGATGCCAAGTGACAAGAccattggtggtggtgatgactcCTTCAACACATTCTTCAGCGAGACTGGAGCTGGCAAACACGTCCCACGTGCTGTCTTCGTTGACTTGGAACCAACAGTAATTGGTAAGTGATAAATATTGAACCAAAAGTGGATTTCGTTGTTGGATATAGTAGCGAAAATGACGATTAAAAAGATAACATCacgaaaaaaattaatatcgtaaaatattcaaaatcaattttagggtaatgacatatttatatcaaGAATCAAGTAAGTaattgaaaatacataaatgCTCTTCAATCTTCCAGATGAGGTCCGTACCGGCACCTACCGCCAACTTTTCCATCCCGAACAGTTGATTACAGGTAAAGAAGACGCCGCCAATAATTATGCACGTGGTCACTACACCGTAGGGAAGGAACTAATCGACATGGTCCTAGACAGAATCAGAAAATTGGTAAGTCGTGACATTTTTATGATCTGGTAAATCACTCTAGTGTATTATGTACCAATACTTATGCTGTACCGCCACGCCGGCGGATTAAAATTGTTTGAAAGAGACGATGACCTCTCGACCTGGTACGAATCCGTCTTTACTTCCATGACAAGTCTCTAATTTGGCAGTTGCCATGACTTCTAAAATATTCTAAATTCCCTATTCTGAAAGAACATATATGCTGAGGTAACCAGAAGGACGTGTCTAATTCaactatcacatacatgtacttcactaATCCCTGCTCAAACTTGGACTAAATTACTTCAAACCATTCGTGTTTTGTTATTGTGTTGTAAATAGTCACCAGATTGACATTTCGGTAGGTCATTTCTGCGTAAGTAAGAGATTGCTTGGTAACTTACCGGGTAATAGAGTTATTCTAATCCTTAGTTCAATAGGGAGATTAAGTTGTCAGATGACGATGATGAAGTGTCTACAATCTCAACTACTGCTGTGGTCTGAGCTACAATCAATAACAAATAACTGACGTCGCATTGTTCCGTTCTCTAAAAATCTACGTCATATATACATTTGAACTTGCTCGCTATTAAGGGTTCTACATTATCATCATATTATATAGCACTCTCATTTAGAATATTTGACCTTGCACTTCATTATATTTCAATGATTACCATACCCTCGGTGATATCTGGTAGTTAGTTGTCAGGAAGAAGGATGCAGGTGTATGTTACCAACAGTTACCTGGCGCTTGGCAGATATTTTAGGTCGCCATGGTGACTGGCACATTTTGTGAACAGGAATTTAACCAACTTCGTAAAAGTTCGatttgatatgtatattattacttATCACATTAGACACATGTCTTAAATGTTATATTCCGAACGGCGTTGTGATGTTTATCAGTCGTGAACAATTTGGTACGAGTTTgacatatcactcatggaatgaATTACTGAACTGAGAGATTCCGAATCAATTGTGAAAAATCGATACACGTAGGTTCACTTCGATGCAAATTATCTTCAAATGTGGTTGAACATACATGAGTGACACACAgacatttaacatttttacTCTAGCAAAGTACACATAACTATTTCGACAACTTACAGAGCGGCGACGGAACGTTCCCGGCCTAAGAACgtacataatgtacataatgGTCAATATGGCAAACACATGATGTGctttttttctttgttattaTCGAACAATGCATTGAATCATTTAGTATTATTTAGATGCCGGGGTTGAATTTTCACAAGCTTAGAAATAAAGATCTAGAAAATGGATAAATGAAATGCGTGGCAAATTCAGTTACAAATATTTGACTCAGTGTTGTTACATCTATTTGAACAACGAGTAATCATACAGTGTgctttatttttcttttcatgcATAGGCCGACCAATGTACCGGTCTCCAAGGTTTCCTCATCTTCCACAGCTTTGGTGGCGGTACTGGTTCAGGCTTCGCTTCCCTGTTGATGGAACGTCTGTCGGTTGACTATGGTAAGAAGTCCAAACTGGAATTTGCTGTCTACCCAGCTCCTCAAATATCCACTGCTGTTGTCGAACCCTACAACTCTATCCTGACTACCCATACCACTTTGGAGCACTCTGACTGTGCTTTCATGGTTGACAACGAAGCCATCTACGACATATGTCGTCGTAACCTCGACATTGAACGTCCAACCTACACCAACTTGAACCGTCTCATTGGTCAAATCGTCTCCTCCATCACCGCATCTCTGCGTTTCGATGGTGCCCTCAACGTTGACATCACTGAGTTCCAGACCAACTTGGTGCCTTACCCACGTATCCACTTTCCTTTGGCTACATACTCCCCTGTTATATCAGCAGAGAAAGCCTACCATGAACAACTGTCTGTAGCAGAAATCACAAATGGTTGCTTTGAGCCAGCCAACCAGATGGTCAAATGTGATCCACGTCACGGCAAGTACATGGCCTGCTGTATGTTGTACCGTGGTGATGTTGTACCAAAAGATGTCAACGCTGCTATTGCCACCATCAAGACCAAACGTACCATCCAGTTCGTCGACTGGTGTCCAACCGGTTTCAAAGTCGGTATCAACTACCAACCACCAACCGTTGTACCAGGTGGTGACTTGGCTAAAGTACAACGTGCTGTTTGCATGTTGAGCAACACCACTGCTATTGCTGAGGCCTGGGCTCGTCTTGACCACAAGTTTGACTTGATGTACGCCAAGCGTGCTTTCGTCCATTGGTACGTCGGTGAAGGTATGGAGGAAGGTGAATTCTCTGAGGCTCGTGAAGATTTGGCAGCTTTGGAGAAAGATTACGAAGAAGTCGGTGTCGACTCCGTGGAAGGTGAAGGTGAAGAGGAAGGCGAAGAGTACTAATAATTGTAATGAATCTAACAACAGTTTAAGATATTTCAAGAATACCTCCCCCCGACTTTAGCCGATGACAAACTATTCGTGTCTTGTCAATAAGAACTGTAatatatcacaatgaaaacctTTATCATAATTACATGGATGCGTTGAGTATAAACAGGTGTACAATATCATTTCCATATAAAGttcaaataatgtatatttttattgttaACTGTGATAAACATGCTGATATAATACAGATAatcaaattcaatattacaGCATATATGACAATGTGTAAAACGCATTTATGTGcattaatataaaataaatgctTTTCCATTTGCCTAAAAGAATATGTGTTGTTGTGAAATCTGAAGTAAGGTTGGCGGATTCAGTTCGACGTATACATTTTAATGATGAGTTGAACGACTGGATGAGATACTGTATGATtagctgattgattgattgattggtttgttgattgattgattgattgattgactgactgactgactgactgactgactgactgactgactgactgactggttggttggttggttggttggttggttgactggttgactgactgactgactgactgactgattggttgattgaatgaatgaatgcatgattgattgattgattgattgattgattgattggttgatcgatcgatcgatcgatcgatcgattggttgattgattgattgattgattgattgattgattgattgaatgaatgaatgattggtcggttgattgattgattgattgaccgatagctcgcccgcccgcccgcccagCCACACGCCCACCCAGCCACCCagccactcactcactcactcactcactcactcactcactgaatAAATtcgtcaatcaatcaatcaatcaatcaatcaatcaatcaatcaatcaatcaatcaatcaatcaatcaaacaaactaGCCAGCCATCCATCAAGACCAGTAATCGAACCATCGATAATTAGGACatgtttgaaaatgataagGATTGTAATAAGTATATGTAAGTCAGATGAAATATGTGTCTCATCTCATAAGGGGAACTTGCACTTAGTTAGAAAatggggaagggggggggggtacctagAACAATGTATAGATAGGC from Glandiceps talaboti chromosome 3, keGlaTala1.1, whole genome shotgun sequence carries:
- the LOC144453920 gene encoding tubulin alpha-1A chain-like, with product MREVISIHVGQAGVQIGNACWELYCLEHGIQPDGQMPSDKTIGGGDDSFNTFFSETGAGKHVPRAVFVDLEPTVIDEVRTGTYRQLFHPEQLITGKEDAANNYARGHYTVGKELIDMVLDRIRKLADQCTGLQGFLIFHSFGGGTGSGFASLLMERLSVDYGKKSKLEFAVYPAPQISTAVVEPYNSILTTHTTLEHSDCAFMVDNEAIYDICRRNLDIERPTYTNLNRLIGQIVSSITASLRFDGALNVDITEFQTNLVPYPRIHFPLATYSPVISAEKAYHEQLSVAEITNGCFEPANQMVKCDPRHGKYMACCMLYRGDVVPKDVNAAIATIKTKRTIQFVDWCPTGFKVGINYQPPTVVPGGDLAKVQRAVCMLSNTTAIAEAWARLDHKFDLMYAKRAFVHWYVGEGMEEGEFSEAREDLAALEKDYEEVGVDSVEGEGEEEGEEY